The Mustela erminea isolate mMusErm1 chromosome 6, mMusErm1.Pri, whole genome shotgun sequence genome includes a region encoding these proteins:
- the LOC116593563 gene encoding LOW QUALITY PROTEIN: protein FAM71A-like (The sequence of the model RefSeq protein was modified relative to this genomic sequence to represent the inferred CDS: inserted 1 base in 1 codon; deleted 4 bases in 2 codons), which translates to MSDFGQNLKPGDTSLGSRKSFWNFQATSLTKTSVCTSHYKLQALNFFRLTSQHPPPPPRSPSDPPHPDPCLWEVLRQSGGPVACGLWGAGWIWDPCHRASRVQQEGGCTLCQPNRGRGGGGAPGTGPQTNAHPSPARLCYQLINMESLTPYHTAHSASRVGMFNTAMGKLQRQLRKGEYDLFKYAPMLESDFVQVTKRGEVVDVHNRVRMMTVGIASTSPILPLPDVLLLARPATGCEQYSDQGQATKGKGRKASTTLELTRLLPLKFVRLSVHDREKQMLRLKFATGRSCYLQLSPPLDAQEDLFPYWESIIQVLRPPPVPTHSRTDAARAEDMLDMPLLEDDDGRNAAGSDFEIDQDQVSVRSLHEGSEVAGATSAAFAGGEETFQDPPKPNSVPTVAAPNCPGLYRESAAGATTEAAAAGEAAAAAAVAAAGTAAEFAAGEAGRCLAFAGPGAAGKPAGEAARDASEGQLLSDAPSSAGSGEPAGRPPRKRREEERAPRSSRHRRAADSRHKAPGHKITPADSSRSXRPTAAREPRRTRASSPRGRRAPDEGISHAPSAKDSGTSHKSGRSLSAGRSGSGTKMLGRIRGFLRNLRVSLTVRRAASPHRRDVAMGEKTADTSGVVEAIAQAAASSQGLESAGSRTSEVMEGWNFLGPDIGQLGDLSQETLKKK; encoded by the exons ATGTCGGATTTCGGGCAAAACCTCAAACCGGGAGATACGAGCCTTGGGAGCAGAAAATCCTTCTGGAACTTTCAAGCAACA TCTCTCACCAAGACTTCAGTTTGCACTTCACACTACAAACTGCAAGCTCTTAACTTTTTTAGATTGACATCCCAGCACCCACCACCGCCCCCTCGGTCACCCTCAGATCCCCCCCACCCTGACCCCTGTCTCTGGGAGGTTCTGAGACAGAGCGGGGGGCCTGTGGCCTGTGGCCTGTGGGGCGCGGGGTGGATTTGGGACCCCTGCCACAGAGCCAGCCGCGTGCAGCAGGAGGGGGGCTGCACGCTCTGCCAACCCAACAGAGgtcgaggaggaggaggagctccaGGGACCGGCCCCCAGACCAACGCCCACCCCTCGCCGGCCCGATTGTGCTACCAACTAATAAACATGGAGTCTCTGACGCCTTATCACACGGCCCACAGCGCCTCCAGGGTGGGCATGTTCAACACCGCCATGGGGAAACTCCAGCGACAACTGCGCAAGGGAGAATATGACCTTTTTAAATACGCACCCATGCTCGAAAGCGACTTTGTGCAGGTCACCAAAAGAGGGGAAGTCGTCGACGTGCACAACCGAGTCCGAATGATGACCGTGGGCATCGCATCCACCAGCCCCATCCTCCCGCTCCCAGATGTCCTGCTGCTGGCCCGCCCGGCCACCGGCTGTGAACAGTACTCCGACCAGGGCCAGGCCACCAAGGGAAAAGGCCGCAAGGCTTCCACGACCCTGGAGCTCACCAGGCTCCTTCCCTTGAAGTTTGTGAGGCTTTCTGTTCACGACCGGGAAAAACAAATGCTTCGCCTCAAATTCGCCACCGGCCGCTCCTGCTACCTGCAGCTGAGCCCCCCACTGGATGCACAGGAAGACCTCTTCCCCTACTGGGAGAGCATTATCCAAGTACTGAGGCCGCCGCCGGTGCCCACTCACAGCAGAACCGACGCCGCTCGAGCAGAGGACATGCTGGACATGCCTCTGCTGGAGGACGACGACGGGAGGAACGCAGCAGGCTCAGATTTCGAAATAGATCAGGACCAGGTCAGTGTCAGGAGCCTCCACGAGGGCTCTGAGGTGGCCGGGGCCACCTCTGCAGCTTTTGCTGGCGGGGAAGAGACCTTTCAGGACCCCCCAAAACCCAACAGCGTGCCCACTGTCGCTGCCCCCAACTGCCCGGGGCTCTACAGGGAGTCGGCAGCAGGGGCCACGACCGAGGCGGCGGCCGCCGGGGAGGCCGCGGCAGCCGCGGCAGTGGCGGCGGCAGGGACAGCAGCAGAGTTCGCAGCGGGGGAGGCCGGCAGATGCCTGGCGTTCGCCGGGCCCGGAGCTGCCGGCAAGCCTGCGGGAGAAGCCGCTCGGGACGCGTCGGAAGGCCAGCTCCTCTCGGACGCGCCGAGCTCGGCGGGCAGTGGGGAGCCGGCGGGAAGGCCGCCCCGCAAGCGCCGGGAGGAGGAGCGAGCCCCCCGCAGTTCCCGCCACCGCAGGGCCGCCGACAGCCGCCACAAGGCCCCGGGGCACAAGATCACCCCGGCGGACTCCAGCCGCT TTAGGCCCACAGCCGCGCGGGAGCCAAGGAGGACAAGGGCCAGCAGCCCGCGCGGCAGGCGCGCCCCCGACGAAGGCATCAGCCACGCCCCCAGCGCCAAGGACTCCGGGACCTCCCACAAGTCGGGGCGGAGCCTCTCCGCCGGCAGGTCGGGCTCAGGCACCAAGATGCTGGGCAGGATCCGCGGGTTCCTGAGGAACCTGAGAGTCAGCCTCACT GTGAGGCGCGCGGCCTCCCCACACCGCAGAGACGTGGCCATGGGGGAGAAGACTGCGGACACGAGCGGTGTGGTG GAGGCCATCGCCCAGGCGGCGGCGAGCAGCCAGGGCTTGGAGAGCGCAGGGAGCCGGACATCTGAGGTCATGGAGGGATGGAACTTCCTAGGCCCAGATATTGGGCAGCTGGGGGACCTCTCCcaggagacattaaaaaaaaaataa